The proteins below are encoded in one region of Struthio camelus isolate bStrCam1 chromosome 23, bStrCam1.hap1, whole genome shotgun sequence:
- the SFN gene encoding 14-3-3 protein sigma: MARNHQVQKAKLAEQAERYEDMADFMKAVVEHGDELSNEERNLLSVAYKNVVGCQRSAWRVISSIEHKTEEGDDKAQLVNEYREKVEKELKSVCNVVLGLLDKYLIKKASDAESKVFYLKMKGDYFRYLAEVATGDDRKETIDSAQKAYQEAMDISKKEMQPTNPIRLGLALNFSVFHYEIANAPEQAISLAKTTFDEAMGDLHTLSEDSYKDSTLIMQLLRDNLTLWTAECAGEDGGEAGEEPKN; this comes from the coding sequence ATGGCAAGAAACCACCAAGTGCAGAAAGCCAAGCTGGCCGAGCAGGCCGAGCGCTACGAGGACATGGCGGACTTCATGAAGGCCGTGGTGGAGCACGGGGACGAGCTGTCCAACGAGGAGCGCAACCTGCTCTCCGTGGCCTACAAGAACGTGGTGGGGTGCCAGCGCTCCGCCTGGAGGGTCATCTCCAGCATCGAGCACAAAACCGAGGAGGGCGACGACAAAGCGCAGCTGGTGAACGAGTACCGTGAGAAGGTGGAAAAGGAGCTGAAGAGCGTCTGCAACGTCGTCCTGGGCCTGCTGGACAAGTATCTCATCAAGAAGGCCAGCGACGCGGAGAGCAAGGTCTTCTACCTGAAGATGAAGGGAGACTACTTCCGCTACCTGGCCGAGGTGGCCACCGGGGATGACCGCAAGGAGACGATAGACAGTGCCCAGAAAGCCTACCAAGAGGCCATGGACATCAGCAAAAAGGAGATGCAGCCCACGAACCCCATCCGCCTGGGGCTGGCCCTCAACTTCTCCGTCTTCCACTACGAGATCGCCAACGCCCCCGAGCAGGCCATCTCGCTGGCCAAGACCACCTTCGACGAGGCCATGGGGGACCTGCACACGCTCAGCGAAGACTCCTACAAGGACAGCACCCTCATCATGCAGCTGCTCAGGGACAACCTCACGTTATGGACAGCCGAGTGCGCCGGCGAAGACGGCGGCGAGGCCGGCGAAGAGCCCAAGAACTGA
- the GPATCH3 gene encoding G patch domain-containing protein 3 isoform X2 yields the protein MQQGDTHVSHRAPDAKQRHRHGYTEPGAETFPYRGDKMAASDSVAEADLKRLPELNPPAFMPHGNVGTPLKVFLELIRACRLPPRIIKKLQLDFPKTGSSRRYGNVPFEYQDTETVTGEEGVYTAAGDEITEDEGPVARSEMSNSVSAEEDGAGLEKEEAEESHSDDDNDTCEEWERHEALHEDVTKQDRMEERLFEEEIELKWEKGGSGLVFYTDAQYWQEENGDFDEQTADDWDVDMSIYYDKDGGDKDARDSVQMWLEQRLRDGLEDGSVSGQQIGTFEKYTKGIGRKVLEQQGWTEGLGLGSSNSGMAEALDNEGQNPRCKRGLGYHGEKLPTFSKVKKPRRDGPILISTIYDDPEPMDSGDLLLRRQPPTAMKYRQDMPFVRASYGAQERPSALSH from the exons ATGCAGCAAGGTGACACCCACGTGAGTCACCGCGCGCCAGATGCCAAACAGCGCCATCGCCATGGATACACAGAACCAG gtgcagAGACATTTCCCTACAGAGGTGACAAGATGGCTGCGAGCGATTCTGTCGCTGAGGCGGATTTGAAGCGGCTGCCGGAGTTAAACCCGCCTGCGTTCATGCCTCATGGGAACGTGGGAACACCTTTGAAAGTTTTTCTGGAGTTGATCCGGGCCTGCAGGCTGCCTCCCCGGATTATCAAGAAATTGCAGCTGGATTTTCCCAAGACGGGCTCATCCCGTAGGTATGGGAATGTGCCTTTTGAATACCAGGACACTGAGACAGTTACAGGAGAAGAAGGAGTTTATACTGCAGCAGGGGACGAGATCACAGAGGACGAGGGGCCTGTGGCAAGGTCTGAGATGTCCAATTCAGTCAGTGCTGAGGAAGATGGGGCGGGACTGGAGAAGGAGGAAGCGGAAGAGTCGCACTCAGATGAT GACAACGATACCTGTGAGGAGTGGGAGCGACATGAGGCTTTGCATGAGGACGTGACCAAGCAAGACCGCATGGAGGAGCGGCTCTTTGAAGAGGAGATTGAGCTGAAGTGGGAGAAAGGTGGCTCTGGGCTGGTCTTCTACACGGATGCTCAGTACTGGCAGGAGGAGAACGGAG ACTTCGATGAGCAGACTGCGGACGATTGGGATGTGGACATGAGCATCTACTATGACAAAG ATGGAGGAGATAAGGATGCTCGGGACTCGGTCCAGATGTGGCTGGAGCAGAGACTCCGGGATGGCTTGGAGGATGGGTCTGTTTCAGGGCAACAGATTGGGACCTTTGAGAAATACACCAAG GGCATTGGCAGgaaggtgctggagcagcagggctggaccgaagggctggggctggggagcagcaacTCAGGAATGGCCGAAGCTTTGGACAACGAGGGTCAGAATCCCAGATGCAAGAGGGGGCTGGG GTACCATGGGGAGAAACTGCCGACCTTCAGCAAGGTAAAGAAGCCTCGGCGAGATGGTCCCATCCTCATCTCCACCATCTATGATGACCCTGAGCCAATGGACAGTGGTGACCTACTGCTCAGGCGCCAGCCGCCCACTGCCATGAAGTACAGACAGGACATGCCATTTGTCCGGGCGTCCTATGGTGCTCAGGAGAGACCCAGTGCCCTGTCGCACTAA
- the NR0B2 gene encoding nuclear receptor subfamily 0 group B member 2, which yields MTTSSMDVDCKRCQCHSEDNRTAILYTLLSQNLNHSRVSCSPAHQRCLCHQRRTVCLRTPHVTCQAASNVLVKTVSFMKNLPSFQLLPREDQLLLLDSCWVPLFLLGLVQEMVTFEVMETPAPSMLKKILLDGQSKQQEPERMQPTLAAVQRLQCCLNTFWRLDLSPKEYAYLKGAILFNPDVPGLRASLYIESLQREAQRALQEVLRPLHPEDQGRFARILLIASTLKSIPPALITDLFFRPVIGNADIVELITEMLYEITSRQLAPSSRMAL from the exons ATGACAACCAGCAGCATGGACGTGGACTGCAAGAGGTGCCAGTGCCACAGCGAGGACAACCGCACCGCCATCCTCTACACCCTCCTCAGCCAGAACTTGAACCACAGCCGGGTCAGCTGCAGTCCAGCCCACCAGCGCTGCCTGTGCCACCAGCGCCGGACCGTCTGCCTCCGCACGCCCCACGTCACCTGCCAGGCGGCCTCCAATGTGCTGGTGAAAACCGTCAGCTTCATGAAAAACCTGCCTTCCTTCCAACTGCTGCCCCGAGAGGaccagctcttgctgctggacAGCTGCTGggtccccctcttcctcctgggGCTGGTCCAGGAGATGGTGACATTTGAGGTGATGGAGACCCCAGCCCCCAGCATGCTCAAGAAGATCCTTCTCGATGGCCAAAGCAAACAGCAGGAGCCCGAGCGGATGCAACCCACGCTGGCCGCGGTGCAGCGGCTGCAGTGCTGCCTGAACACCTTTTGGAGACTGGATCTGAGCCCAAAGGAGTATGCCTACCTGAAGGGCGCCATTCTCTTTAATCCTG ATGTCCCGGGGCTGAGGGCCTCCCTGTACATTGAGAGCCTCCAGCGGGAAGCCCAGAGAGCGCTGCAAGAAGTCCTGCGGCCCCTGCACCCCGAGGACCAGGGTCGCTTTGCCCGCATCTTGCTGATTGCCTCCACCTTGAAATCTATCCCTCCTGCACTCATCACAGACCTCTTCTTCAGGCCAGTCATCGGCAATGCAGATATTGTCGAGCTCATCACAGAAATGCTGTATGAAATaaccagcaggcagctggctccTTCGTCGCGCATGGCGCTCTGA
- the GPATCH3 gene encoding G patch domain-containing protein 3 isoform X1 — protein sequence MAAPSCGAGNGGAAAASYCLVSGIPAALRSAQLRHYFSQFIEAGGFLCFHYRHRPERPPAAGSGGEAAAPRTCSCLVAVRPGRARRLVRMYSGRRWLGPGGAWLPGRCLVRRVRLSPGTGAETFPYRGDKMAASDSVAEADLKRLPELNPPAFMPHGNVGTPLKVFLELIRACRLPPRIIKKLQLDFPKTGSSRRYGNVPFEYQDTETVTGEEGVYTAAGDEITEDEGPVARSEMSNSVSAEEDGAGLEKEEAEESHSDDDNDTCEEWERHEALHEDVTKQDRMEERLFEEEIELKWEKGGSGLVFYTDAQYWQEENGDFDEQTADDWDVDMSIYYDKDGGDKDARDSVQMWLEQRLRDGLEDGSVSGQQIGTFEKYTKGIGRKVLEQQGWTEGLGLGSSNSGMAEALDNEGQNPRCKRGLGYHGEKLPTFSKVKKPRRDGPILISTIYDDPEPMDSGDLLLRRQPPTAMKYRQDMPFVRASYGAQERPSALSH from the exons atggcggcgcccagcTGTGGCGCCGGTAAtggcggcgccgctgccgccagcTACTGCCTGGTGAGCGGCATCCCGGCGGCGCTCCGTTCCGCACAGCTCCGCCACTACTTCAGCCAGTTCATCGAGGCCGGCGGTTTCCTCTGCTTCCACTACCGGCACCGCCCCGagcgcccgccggcggcggggagcggcggggaagCCGCGGCGCCGCGCACTTGCTCCTGCCTGGTGGCCGTGCGgcccgggcgcgcccgccgcctcgtccgcATGTACTCGGGGCGCCGCTGGCTCGGGCCTGGCGGGGCCTGGCTGCCCGGCCGCTGCCTCGTCCGCAGGGTCCGCCTCAGCCCCGGTACAG gtgcagAGACATTTCCCTACAGAGGTGACAAGATGGCTGCGAGCGATTCTGTCGCTGAGGCGGATTTGAAGCGGCTGCCGGAGTTAAACCCGCCTGCGTTCATGCCTCATGGGAACGTGGGAACACCTTTGAAAGTTTTTCTGGAGTTGATCCGGGCCTGCAGGCTGCCTCCCCGGATTATCAAGAAATTGCAGCTGGATTTTCCCAAGACGGGCTCATCCCGTAGGTATGGGAATGTGCCTTTTGAATACCAGGACACTGAGACAGTTACAGGAGAAGAAGGAGTTTATACTGCAGCAGGGGACGAGATCACAGAGGACGAGGGGCCTGTGGCAAGGTCTGAGATGTCCAATTCAGTCAGTGCTGAGGAAGATGGGGCGGGACTGGAGAAGGAGGAAGCGGAAGAGTCGCACTCAGATGAT GACAACGATACCTGTGAGGAGTGGGAGCGACATGAGGCTTTGCATGAGGACGTGACCAAGCAAGACCGCATGGAGGAGCGGCTCTTTGAAGAGGAGATTGAGCTGAAGTGGGAGAAAGGTGGCTCTGGGCTGGTCTTCTACACGGATGCTCAGTACTGGCAGGAGGAGAACGGAG ACTTCGATGAGCAGACTGCGGACGATTGGGATGTGGACATGAGCATCTACTATGACAAAG ATGGAGGAGATAAGGATGCTCGGGACTCGGTCCAGATGTGGCTGGAGCAGAGACTCCGGGATGGCTTGGAGGATGGGTCTGTTTCAGGGCAACAGATTGGGACCTTTGAGAAATACACCAAG GGCATTGGCAGgaaggtgctggagcagcagggctggaccgaagggctggggctggggagcagcaacTCAGGAATGGCCGAAGCTTTGGACAACGAGGGTCAGAATCCCAGATGCAAGAGGGGGCTGGG GTACCATGGGGAGAAACTGCCGACCTTCAGCAAGGTAAAGAAGCCTCGGCGAGATGGTCCCATCCTCATCTCCACCATCTATGATGACCCTGAGCCAATGGACAGTGGTGACCTACTGCTCAGGCGCCAGCCGCCCACTGCCATGAAGTACAGACAGGACATGCCATTTGTCCGGGCGTCCTATGGTGCTCAGGAGAGACCCAGTGCCCTGTCGCACTAA
- the GPN2 gene encoding GPN-loop GTPase 2 isoform X1, whose product MSENSQRASLAFGQVVIGPPGSGKTTYCHGMQEFMARIGRRVVVVNLDPANEVTPYQCAVDVSELITLPDVMENLKLGPNGGLIYCMEYLEANFDWLQEKLAAFRGHYYLFDCPGQVELYTHHNALKNVFAQLAKWNFRLAAVHLVDSHYCTDPGKFISVLCTSLSTMLHVELPHVNVLSKMDLIEQYGKLAGACCCGRIPIAETHLLKSLEGLCAVNGAFGKQCLPRSGEGSGPPNPFNLDYYTEVLDLSYLVDHLASDPFFRNYRRLNEKLVEVIEDYSLVSFVPLNVQDKESMRRVMQAVDKANGYSFGDQEHRSLEALMSAAVGADFHFTSTLAVQEKYVRSQDKAVEEEVMDM is encoded by the exons ATGTCTGAAAACAGCCAAAGGGCCTCCCTGGCCTTCGGGCAGGTAGTGATTGGGCCTCCGGGCTCGGGGAAGACGACCTACTGCCACGGCATGCAGGAGTTCATGGCCAGGATCGGGCGCCGGGTGGTCGTGGTGAACCTGGACCCCGCCAACGAGGTGACGCCCTACCAGTGCGCCGTGGATGTCTCCGAGCTCATCACCCTGCCGGACGTGATGGAGAATTTGAAGCTGGGGCCCAACGGCGGGTTGATCTACTGCATGGAGTACCTGGAGGCCAACTTCGActggctgcaggagaagctggctGCCTTCAGGGGTCACTACTACTTGTTTGACTGTCCGGGACAGGTGGAGCTCTACACCCACCACAACGCCCTGAAGAACGTCTTCGCACAGTTGGCCAAGTGGAACTTCAGG CTGGCAGCAGTTCACTTGGTGGATTCTCACTACTGCACGGATCCTGGCAAGTTCATCTCTGTCCTGTGCACCTCGCTCTCCACCATGCTGCACGTGGAACTGCCCCACGTTAACGTCCTCTCCAAGATGGACCTGATCGAACAATATGGCAAGCTGG CAGGTGCATGTTGCTGTGGGAGAATCCCCATTGCTGAAACCCACCTGCTGAAGAGCCTGGAAGGGCTTTGTGCTGTTAATGGAGCCTTTGggaagcagtgtcttccccgcaGCGGGGAAGGCTCTGGCCCACCTAATC CCTTCAACCTGGATTATTACACAGAGGTCCTGGACCTCTCCTACTTGGTTGACCATTTAGCTTCCGACCCCTTCTTCAGAAATTACCGCCGCCTCAATGAGAAGCTGGTGGAGGTGATTGAAGACTACAGCCTGGTGTCCTTCGTTCCGCTTAACGTCCAG GATAAGGAGAGCATGCGGCGGGTGATGCAGGCAGTGGACAAAGCCAACGGCTATTCCTTCGGAGACCAGGAGCACAGGAGCCTCGAAGCTCTGATGTCAGCAGCAGTGGGAGCTGATTTCCACTTTACTTC CACACTTGCAGTGCAGGAGAAGTATGTGCGATCTCAGGACAAGGCCGTGGAAGAAGAAGTGATGGATATGTAG
- the GPN2 gene encoding GPN-loop GTPase 2 isoform X2 — protein sequence MSENSQRASLAFGQVVIGPPGSGKTTYCHGMQEFMARIGRRVVVVNLDPANEVTPYQCAVDVSELITLPDVMENLKLGPNGGLIYCMEYLEANFDWLQEKLAAFRGHYYLFDCPGQVELYTHHNALKNVFAQLAKWNFRLAAVHLVDSHYCTDPGKFISVLCTSLSTMLHVELPHVNVLSKMDLIEQYGKLAFNLDYYTEVLDLSYLVDHLASDPFFRNYRRLNEKLVEVIEDYSLVSFVPLNVQDKESMRRVMQAVDKANGYSFGDQEHRSLEALMSAAVGADFHFTSTLAVQEKYVRSQDKAVEEEVMDM from the exons ATGTCTGAAAACAGCCAAAGGGCCTCCCTGGCCTTCGGGCAGGTAGTGATTGGGCCTCCGGGCTCGGGGAAGACGACCTACTGCCACGGCATGCAGGAGTTCATGGCCAGGATCGGGCGCCGGGTGGTCGTGGTGAACCTGGACCCCGCCAACGAGGTGACGCCCTACCAGTGCGCCGTGGATGTCTCCGAGCTCATCACCCTGCCGGACGTGATGGAGAATTTGAAGCTGGGGCCCAACGGCGGGTTGATCTACTGCATGGAGTACCTGGAGGCCAACTTCGActggctgcaggagaagctggctGCCTTCAGGGGTCACTACTACTTGTTTGACTGTCCGGGACAGGTGGAGCTCTACACCCACCACAACGCCCTGAAGAACGTCTTCGCACAGTTGGCCAAGTGGAACTTCAGG CTGGCAGCAGTTCACTTGGTGGATTCTCACTACTGCACGGATCCTGGCAAGTTCATCTCTGTCCTGTGCACCTCGCTCTCCACCATGCTGCACGTGGAACTGCCCCACGTTAACGTCCTCTCCAAGATGGACCTGATCGAACAATATGGCAAGCTGG CCTTCAACCTGGATTATTACACAGAGGTCCTGGACCTCTCCTACTTGGTTGACCATTTAGCTTCCGACCCCTTCTTCAGAAATTACCGCCGCCTCAATGAGAAGCTGGTGGAGGTGATTGAAGACTACAGCCTGGTGTCCTTCGTTCCGCTTAACGTCCAG GATAAGGAGAGCATGCGGCGGGTGATGCAGGCAGTGGACAAAGCCAACGGCTATTCCTTCGGAGACCAGGAGCACAGGAGCCTCGAAGCTCTGATGTCAGCAGCAGTGGGAGCTGATTTCCACTTTACTTC CACACTTGCAGTGCAGGAGAAGTATGTGCGATCTCAGGACAAGGCCGTGGAAGAAGAAGTGATGGATATGTAG